The following proteins come from a genomic window of Pseudomonas sp. WJP1:
- a CDS encoding 4Fe-4S dicluster domain-containing protein, whose amino-acid sequence MAYQPQEIFFRSNAPVTVDEDLCIAHKGCTVCVDVCPMDLLAINPATQKAYMAFDECWYCMPCEKDCPTGAVKVDIPYLLR is encoded by the coding sequence ATGGCCTACCAACCCCAGGAAATATTCTTTCGCTCCAATGCACCGGTCACCGTCGACGAGGACCTTTGCATCGCCCACAAAGGCTGCACCGTGTGCGTCGACGTCTGCCCGATGGATTTGCTGGCAATCAACCCGGCCACGCAAAAGGCCTACATGGCCTTCGATGAATGCTGGTACTGCATGCCCTGTGAAAAGGACTGCCCGACCGGGGCGGTGAAAGTGGATATCCCGTACCTCCTGCGCTGA
- a CDS encoding fumarate reductase/succinate dehydrogenase flavoprotein subunit, with product MTRTTLEQEYDIVVIGGGTAGPMAAIKAKERNRDLRVLLIDKANVKRSGAISMGMDGLNNAIIPGHSTPEQYTKEITIANDGIVNQAAVYAYATHSFETIEQLDRWGVKFEKDETGDYAVKKVHHMGAYVLPMPEGHDIKKVLYRQLKRARVSITNRLVCTRLLKDEEGAVNGVMGFDCRTADFHVIKAKAVILACGAAGRLGLPSSGYLMGTYENPTNAGDGYAMAYHAGAELANLECFQINPLIKDYNGPACAYVTGPLGGYTANNKGERFIECDYWSGQMMWEFHQELESGNGPVFLKLDHLAEETIQNIEEILHSNERPSRGQFHANRGTDYRTQMVEMHISEIGFCSGHSASGVWVNEKAETSVKGLYSAGDMAAVPHNYMLGAFTYGWFAGTNAADFVAGREFSALDAEQIDIEKQRVYAPLDREHGLPPAQVEYKLRRFVNDYLQPPKVTKKMQIGLQRFSDIQRDLDQIKAHNAHELMRAMEVSMIRDCAEMAARASLFRAESRWGLYHYRVDHPQRNDSDWFCHCHLKKGENGVMTSFKKAVEPYIIPLDADEMQAYDRLRVGADAA from the coding sequence ATGACCCGAACGACTCTCGAACAGGAATACGACATCGTCGTGATCGGCGGCGGCACGGCCGGCCCCATGGCGGCGATCAAGGCCAAGGAACGCAACCGCGACTTGCGGGTGTTGTTGATCGACAAGGCCAACGTCAAGCGCAGCGGCGCGATCAGCATGGGCATGGACGGCCTGAACAACGCGATCATTCCCGGCCACTCCACGCCGGAGCAATACACCAAGGAAATCACCATCGCCAACGACGGCATCGTCAATCAGGCCGCGGTCTATGCCTACGCGACCCACAGCTTCGAGACCATCGAACAGCTGGACCGCTGGGGCGTTAAGTTCGAGAAGGACGAGACCGGCGACTACGCGGTGAAAAAGGTCCACCACATGGGCGCCTACGTGCTGCCGATGCCGGAAGGCCACGACATCAAGAAAGTCCTGTACCGCCAGTTGAAACGGGCGCGGGTCAGCATCACCAATCGCCTGGTCTGCACCCGTTTGCTCAAGGACGAGGAGGGCGCGGTCAACGGCGTGATGGGCTTCGATTGCCGCACGGCCGACTTCCATGTGATCAAGGCCAAGGCCGTGATCCTCGCCTGCGGTGCCGCCGGGCGCCTGGGCCTGCCGTCCTCGGGTTACCTGATGGGCACCTACGAAAACCCGACCAATGCCGGCGACGGTTACGCCATGGCCTATCACGCCGGAGCGGAACTGGCGAACCTGGAATGCTTCCAGATCAACCCGCTGATCAAGGACTACAACGGCCCGGCCTGCGCCTATGTCACCGGTCCGTTGGGCGGCTACACCGCCAACAACAAGGGCGAGCGCTTCATCGAGTGCGACTACTGGAGCGGCCAGATGATGTGGGAGTTCCACCAGGAACTGGAAAGCGGCAACGGTCCGGTGTTCCTCAAGCTCGATCACCTGGCCGAAGAAACCATCCAGAACATCGAAGAGATCCTGCACAGCAACGAGCGCCCGAGTCGCGGTCAGTTCCACGCCAATCGCGGCACCGATTACCGCACGCAGATGGTCGAGATGCACATCTCCGAGATCGGCTTTTGCAGCGGGCATTCGGCGTCGGGCGTGTGGGTCAACGAGAAGGCCGAGACCTCGGTCAAGGGCCTGTATTCGGCGGGTGACATGGCTGCGGTGCCGCACAATTACATGCTCGGCGCTTTCACCTATGGCTGGTTTGCCGGCACCAACGCGGCGGACTTTGTCGCCGGACGCGAGTTTTCAGCACTGGATGCCGAGCAGATCGACATCGAAAAACAGCGAGTCTACGCACCGCTGGATCGCGAACACGGCCTGCCACCGGCCCAGGTCGAGTACAAGCTGCGGCGCTTCGTCAACGACTACCTGCAGCCGCCGAAAGTGACCAAGAAGATGCAGATCGGCCTGCAACGTTTCAGCGACATCCAGCGTGACCTCGATCAGATCAAGGCCCACAACGCCCACGAACTGATGCGCGCCATGGAAGTCAGCATGATCCGCGACTGCGCCGAAATGGCCGCCCGTGCTTCGTTGTTCCGCGCCGAAAGTCGCTGGGGGCTTTACCACTACCGGGTCGACCACCCGCAACGCAACGACAGCGACTGGTTCTGCCACTGCCACCTGAAGAAGGGCGAAAACGGCGTGATGACCAGTTTCAAGAAAGCCGTCGAGCCTTACATCATCCCGCTGGATGCCGATGAAATGCAGGCCTACGACCGGTTGCGGGTCGGTGCCGACGCGGCTTGA
- a CDS encoding GntR family transcriptional regulator yields MTDNVLSLSSVPLHTQLRDVLRARILDGEYPQDSQMPSESELGALFKVSRITVRQALGDLQKEGLIFKIHGKGTFVAKPKTFQNVSTLQGLAESMTGRGYEVINRLRSFKFIAADKLVAERLQVAEGETVAQIKRVRLINREPISLEITYLPKALGERLEKADLVTRDIFLILENDCGLALGHADLAIDAVLADSDLTQALNVEAGSPIMRIERLTHDAEGRPVDFEHLYYRGDAFQYRLRIDRQKGAQA; encoded by the coding sequence ATGACCGATAACGTTCTATCCCTCAGTAGCGTTCCCCTGCACACCCAGCTGCGCGATGTGTTGCGTGCGCGCATCCTCGACGGTGAATATCCGCAAGACAGCCAGATGCCTTCCGAAAGCGAGCTCGGTGCGCTGTTCAAGGTCAGTCGCATCACCGTGCGCCAGGCCCTTGGCGATCTGCAGAAGGAAGGGCTGATCTTCAAGATCCACGGCAAGGGCACCTTCGTCGCCAAGCCGAAAACCTTCCAGAACGTCAGCACCTTGCAAGGCCTGGCCGAGTCCATGACCGGTCGCGGCTATGAGGTGATCAACCGCCTGCGCAGCTTCAAGTTCATCGCCGCCGACAAGCTGGTCGCCGAACGCCTGCAGGTCGCCGAAGGCGAGACCGTGGCGCAGATCAAGCGGGTTCGCCTGATCAACCGCGAGCCGATTTCCCTGGAAATCACTTACCTGCCCAAAGCCCTTGGCGAGCGCCTGGAGAAGGCTGATCTGGTGACCCGTGACATTTTCCTGATCCTGGAAAACGACTGCGGCCTGGCCCTCGGTCACGCCGACCTGGCCATCGACGCGGTGCTGGCCGACAGCGACCTGACCCAGGCGCTGAACGTCGAGGCCGGCTCGCCGATCATGCGCATCGAGCGCCTGACCCACGACGCCGAAGGCCGTCCAGTGGATTTCGAACACCTTTACTACCGTGGCGATGCCTTCCAGTACCGCTTGCGGATCGACCGGCAAAAAGGGGCGCAGGCATGA
- a CDS encoding Dyp-type peroxidase: MSHYQPGILATPVPPLARHMFFALESAAALPAALDKLAQLVDGKSAVVGFGESLVKALGGHVEGLRAFPALSGVGVDNPSTQQALWCWLHGVDRGELLNRSNAFEAALAPALRLVQVTEGFRHRDGHDLTGYEDGTENPRDEAAAAAALVGAGAEGMVGGSFAAIQQWQHDLKGFRAMPSHETDNIMGRRLSDNEELDDAPISAHVKRTAQESFAPEAFVVRRSMPWIEGDRAGLMFLAFGFSLDAFEVQLRRMSGLEDGITDGLYRISRPITGGYYWCPPLKDGRLDLRALLT, translated from the coding sequence ATGAGTCACTACCAGCCGGGCATTCTCGCCACCCCTGTTCCGCCTCTCGCTCGTCACATGTTCTTCGCCCTGGAGTCGGCCGCGGCCCTCCCGGCCGCGTTGGACAAGCTGGCGCAACTGGTGGATGGCAAATCGGCGGTGGTCGGCTTCGGTGAGTCCCTGGTCAAGGCCCTCGGCGGGCATGTCGAAGGCTTGCGCGCGTTCCCGGCGCTGAGCGGTGTCGGCGTCGATAACCCGTCGACGCAACAGGCACTCTGGTGCTGGTTGCACGGGGTTGACCGTGGCGAGCTGCTTAACCGCAGCAACGCTTTCGAGGCAGCTTTGGCCCCGGCCCTGCGCCTGGTGCAAGTGACCGAGGGTTTCCGTCACCGTGACGGCCATGACCTGACTGGCTACGAAGACGGCACCGAAAACCCCCGTGACGAAGCCGCCGCGGCCGCCGCGCTGGTGGGGGCGGGCGCCGAGGGCATGGTGGGCGGCAGCTTTGCCGCGATCCAGCAGTGGCAGCATGACCTCAAGGGCTTTCGTGCGATGCCGTCCCATGAGACGGATAACATCATGGGCCGCCGCCTGAGCGATAACGAAGAGCTCGACGACGCTCCGATCTCCGCCCACGTCAAACGCACCGCCCAGGAGAGCTTCGCCCCTGAGGCGTTCGTGGTTCGCCGCTCGATGCCGTGGATCGAAGGCGATCGCGCCGGGTTGATGTTCCTGGCTTTCGGTTTTTCCCTCGATGCCTTCGAAGTCCAGCTGCGGCGCATGAGCGGGCTGGAAGATGGCATCACCGATGGTTTGTACCGCATCAGCCGGCCTATTACTGGTGGCTACTACTGGTGCCCGCCGTTGAAGGATGGTCGATTGGATCTGCGCGCATTACTCACCTGA
- a CDS encoding NADP-dependent glyceraldehyde-3-phosphate dehydrogenase: MTTAQILGNLFPDAGSIPEKYCLDGQVEQREYLVDGVLKTWPGPLAQVRSPVYLSGPGGDEQVILGSTPLLDAATALTALDAAVRAYDRGQGLWPTMRVAERIQHVETFLGHMREQREAVVKLLMWEIGKNLKDSEKEFDRTCDYIVDTINALKELDRRSSRFELEQDTLGQIRRVPLGVALCMGPYNYPLNETFTTLIPALIMGNTVVFKPAKLGVLLIRPLLEAFRDSFPAGVINVIYGSGRETVSALMASGNIDIFAFIGTNKAASDLKKLHPRPHRLRAALGLDAKNPGIVLPEVDLDNAVTEALTGSLSFNGQRCTALKILFVHEDVVEAFIEKFNAKLATLKPGMPWDSGVALTPLPESGKVDYLHSLVADAVGKGAKVVNPNGGEARASFFYPAVLYPVTPQMRVYQEEQFGPVVPIVPYRHLDTVIDYVLESDFGQQLSIFGTNPVAVGRLVDTFANQVGRINLNAQCQRGPDTYPFNGRKNSAEGTLSVHDALRVFSIRTLVATKFQETNKDLISEIISGRSSSFLTTDYIF; encoded by the coding sequence ATGACGACCGCACAGATTCTTGGCAACCTGTTTCCCGACGCCGGCAGCATCCCGGAAAAATACTGTCTCGACGGCCAGGTCGAACAACGTGAGTACCTGGTCGACGGCGTGTTGAAAACCTGGCCAGGTCCCCTCGCCCAGGTCCGCAGCCCGGTGTACCTGAGCGGCCCCGGCGGCGATGAACAAGTCATCCTCGGCAGCACGCCGCTGCTGGATGCCGCCACCGCCTTGACCGCCCTCGACGCCGCCGTGCGCGCCTATGACCGCGGCCAGGGTTTGTGGCCGACCATGCGCGTGGCCGAGCGCATCCAGCACGTCGAAACCTTCCTGGGGCACATGCGTGAACAGCGCGAAGCGGTGGTGAAGTTGCTGATGTGGGAAATCGGCAAGAACCTCAAGGATTCGGAAAAGGAATTCGACCGCACCTGCGATTACATCGTCGACACCATCAACGCCCTGAAAGAACTCGACCGCCGCTCCAGTCGCTTCGAACTGGAACAGGACACCCTCGGCCAGATCCGTCGCGTACCGCTGGGCGTGGCGCTGTGCATGGGTCCGTACAACTATCCGCTGAACGAAACCTTCACCACGCTGATCCCCGCGCTGATCATGGGCAACACCGTAGTGTTCAAGCCGGCCAAGCTGGGTGTGCTGTTGATCCGCCCACTGCTGGAGGCCTTTCGCGACAGCTTCCCGGCCGGGGTGATCAACGTGATATACGGCAGCGGGCGCGAGACGGTCAGTGCGCTGATGGCCAGCGGCAACATCGACATCTTCGCCTTCATCGGCACCAACAAGGCCGCCAGTGACCTGAAGAAATTGCACCCGCGCCCCCACCGTTTGCGCGCGGCACTGGGACTGGATGCGAAAAACCCCGGCATCGTCCTGCCGGAAGTGGATCTGGACAATGCGGTGACTGAGGCGCTCACCGGCTCCCTGTCATTCAACGGCCAGCGCTGCACTGCCCTGAAGATCCTGTTTGTCCACGAAGACGTGGTCGAAGCCTTCATCGAGAAATTCAACGCCAAACTGGCCACGCTCAAACCCGGCATGCCGTGGGACAGTGGCGTGGCCCTGACGCCGCTGCCGGAGTCGGGCAAGGTCGATTACCTGCACTCACTGGTGGCCGATGCCGTGGGCAAAGGCGCGAAAGTGGTCAACCCCAATGGCGGCGAGGCCCGCGCGTCGTTCTTCTACCCCGCCGTGCTGTACCCGGTGACGCCGCAGATGCGGGTCTACCAGGAAGAACAATTCGGCCCGGTAGTGCCGATCGTGCCCTATCGTCACCTGGACACGGTGATCGACTACGTTCTCGAATCGGACTTCGGCCAGCAACTGAGCATTTTCGGCACCAACCCGGTGGCGGTCGGTCGACTGGTCGACACCTTCGCCAACCAGGTTGGGCGCATCAACCTCAACGCCCAATGCCAGCGCGGCCCGGACACCTACCCGTTCAATGGCCGGAAAAACTCCGCCGAGGGCACCTTGTCGGTGCATGACGCGTTGCGGGTGTTTTCGATCCGCACGCTGGTGGCGACCAAATTCCAGGAGACCAACAAGGATCTCATCAGCGAGATCATCAGTGGCCGCAGCTCAAGCTTCCTGACCACTGACTACATCTTCTGA
- a CDS encoding FUSC family protein, whose product MALRLPPLLRRLLRRLLRPLLDPYQRYRHARMIHAVRVSLGLLATILLTTGIHLPHGEWASVTMLVVIGGLQHHGNIGKKAAERAIGTLVGAAIGLVLVVQQSWLGMPWLTYFAMAVVCGFFSYHAIGKGGYTALLAGITVFIVAGHGDNPVSDGLWRGVDILIGIALALAFSFALPLYAVYSWRYNLADALRDCATIYGRIIDGQPVTADEHLKLMGRLNTVMVQLRSLMPSVSKEVKISMTELDAIQRQLRLCVSTLEILGNARPDAGDLQSALKAEHRLIRVQLVGMARALKSGVTHRLDRPVALPIVSLDAPVYNALDGYRLLTEQLLANIGQMRQRLAKTAPRWNI is encoded by the coding sequence ATGGCTCTTCGCCTGCCACCGCTACTGCGCCGGTTACTGCGCCGGTTACTGCGTCCGCTGCTGGACCCGTACCAGCGCTATCGCCACGCGCGGATGATCCATGCGGTGCGCGTGTCGCTCGGGTTGCTGGCGACGATCCTGCTGACCACCGGCATCCACCTGCCCCACGGCGAGTGGGCCTCGGTGACGATGCTGGTGGTGATCGGCGGCTTGCAGCACCACGGCAACATCGGCAAGAAAGCCGCCGAGCGGGCCATCGGCACCCTGGTCGGGGCGGCTATTGGCCTGGTGCTGGTGGTGCAACAGTCCTGGCTCGGCATGCCGTGGCTGACCTATTTCGCCATGGCGGTGGTGTGCGGATTCTTCTCGTACCACGCCATCGGCAAGGGCGGATACACCGCGCTGCTGGCCGGCATCACCGTATTCATCGTCGCCGGGCATGGCGACAATCCAGTCTCCGACGGACTGTGGCGCGGGGTCGACATCCTGATCGGCATTGCCCTGGCCCTGGCGTTTTCCTTCGCCCTGCCGCTCTACGCGGTCTATTCCTGGCGCTACAACCTGGCTGACGCCCTGCGTGATTGCGCGACGATCTACGGGCGCATCATCGACGGCCAACCGGTGACCGCCGACGAACACCTCAAGCTGATGGGCCGCCTGAACACCGTGATGGTGCAACTGCGCTCACTGATGCCATCGGTATCCAAGGAGGTGAAGATTTCCATGACCGAACTCGATGCCATCCAGCGTCAGCTGCGCCTGTGTGTCAGCACCCTTGAGATACTGGGCAATGCCCGACCGGATGCCGGCGACCTGCAATCGGCCTTGAAGGCAGAACATCGGCTGATTCGCGTGCAACTGGTTGGAATGGCCCGGGCGCTGAAGTCCGGCGTCACCCACCGGCTTGACCGCCCCGTGGCGCTGCCGATCGTCAGTCTCGATGCACCGGTCTATAACGCCCTGGATGGTTACCGCTTGTTGACCGAGCAATTGCTGGCCAACATCGGCCAGATGCGCCAGCGCCTGGCCAAGACCGCGCCGCGCTGGAACATCTGA
- a CDS encoding DMT family transporter, with amino-acid sequence MDNSIRRGSFEMTAAMLISGTIGWFVLVSGQPVLDVVFWRCLFGAGALLLICAAFGFLRPGILTRTTFLLAVLSGVAIVGNWVLLFASYSRASIAIGTAVYNVQPFMLVGLAAVFLNEKITLQKLAWLGVSFLGMLAIVSAHGGEGDSGNEYLVGIVLALGAAFLYAIAALIIKRLTGTPPHLIALVQVSTGVLLLAPFAHFSALPQGSSAWGSLVTLGIVHTGVMYVLLYGAIQKLPTALTGALSFIYPIAAIFVDWFAFGHRLEPLQWIGVAAILLAAAGMQQGWSLKFRRTVTP; translated from the coding sequence ATGGACAACTCGATACGTCGCGGCTCGTTCGAAATGACCGCCGCCATGCTGATCTCCGGGACCATCGGCTGGTTTGTGCTGGTGTCCGGGCAACCGGTGCTGGACGTGGTGTTCTGGCGCTGCCTGTTCGGGGCCGGTGCGTTGCTGCTGATTTGCGCGGCATTCGGCTTCCTTCGCCCTGGCATCCTGACCCGTACCACCTTCCTGTTGGCGGTGCTCAGCGGTGTGGCGATCGTCGGCAACTGGGTGCTGTTGTTCGCCTCCTATTCCCGGGCCTCGATTGCCATCGGTACCGCGGTCTATAACGTCCAGCCGTTCATGCTGGTGGGGCTGGCGGCGGTGTTTCTCAACGAGAAAATCACCCTGCAGAAACTGGCCTGGCTGGGCGTTTCGTTTCTCGGGATGCTGGCGATTGTCAGTGCACATGGCGGGGAGGGCGACAGCGGTAACGAGTACCTGGTGGGTATCGTTCTGGCCTTGGGTGCTGCGTTCCTCTACGCGATCGCCGCGTTGATCATCAAGCGCCTGACCGGTACGCCGCCGCATCTGATCGCGTTGGTACAGGTCAGCACCGGTGTGTTGCTGCTCGCGCCATTCGCGCACTTTTCAGCCCTGCCGCAGGGGTCAAGCGCCTGGGGTAGCCTGGTCACCTTGGGCATCGTGCACACCGGCGTGATGTACGTGCTGTTGTATGGCGCGATCCAGAAGCTGCCGACGGCATTGACCGGCGCGCTGTCGTTCATCTATCCGATTGCGGCGATTTTCGTCGACTGGTTTGCCTTCGGCCATCGCCTGGAACCGCTGCAATGGATCGGGGTGGCCGCGATCCTGCTGGCCGCGGCCGGCATGCAGCAGGGCTGGAGCCTGAAGTTTCGGCGGACCGTTACCCCGTAA
- a CDS encoding Lrp/AsnC family transcriptional regulator produces the protein MTDDIDQVLITALMEDSRRSLKALAQISGLSSPSVAERLRRLEERGVLKGYTVEIDPKCFGYQLQAIVRVRPLPGQLQEVERQIMAIPEFTECDKVTGDDCFIARLHVRSMEQLDTLLDRLNTHAETNTAIVKKTPVKRRLPPMA, from the coding sequence ATGACCGATGACATCGACCAGGTGCTGATCACCGCCTTGATGGAAGACTCGCGACGTTCCCTCAAGGCCCTGGCGCAAATCAGCGGCCTGTCCTCGCCCAGCGTAGCCGAGCGCCTGCGACGTCTCGAAGAACGTGGCGTACTCAAAGGCTACACCGTGGAAATCGACCCTAAATGCTTCGGCTATCAGCTGCAGGCCATCGTGCGCGTTCGCCCGCTGCCCGGCCAATTGCAGGAAGTGGAGAGGCAGATCATGGCGATTCCCGAGTTCACCGAATGCGACAAGGTCACCGGTGACGACTGCTTCATCGCCCGCCTGCACGTGCGATCGATGGAACAACTGGACACCCTGCTCGACCGCCTCAACACCCACGCCGAAACCAACACCGCCATCGTCAAGAAAACCCCGGTCAAGCGGCGCCTGCCACCGATGGCTTAG
- a CDS encoding YceK/YidQ family lipoprotein yields the protein MKTLFMLLAVLTVAGCGTVQTVMRADEVAAKSLKEQKSYCGAIPRIYSGVTYDFCYLNAPLEKGRDAQNHDNAPAIVLIDVILSGALDTVLLPYTLYRQQADGSIIIK from the coding sequence ATGAAAACCCTGTTTATGTTACTAGCGGTGCTAACAGTTGCGGGATGCGGCACGGTTCAGACGGTGATGCGCGCAGATGAAGTGGCCGCAAAAAGCCTCAAGGAACAAAAAAGTTACTGCGGCGCCATTCCCCGAATCTACAGCGGCGTGACGTACGACTTCTGCTATTTGAACGCACCTCTGGAAAAAGGACGGGACGCTCAGAACCATGACAACGCTCCAGCCATCGTACTGATCGATGTGATCCTTTCCGGCGCGCTCGACACGGTGCTGTTGCCCTATACGCTCTACCGGCAACAAGCCGATGGGAGCATCATCATTAAGTGA
- a CDS encoding Bax inhibitor-1/YccA family protein encodes MREQDYAVNNSVQAEQLEVSRVLRNTYGLLALTLAFSGVMAFVAQQMRVGYPNIFVVLIGFYGLFFLTNKLRDSAWGLVSAFALTGFMGFLLGPILNRYLGMQGGAEVVSSAFAMTALVFGGLSAYVLITRKDMSFLGGFITAGFFVLLGATLASFFFQISGLQLAISAGFVLFSSVCILFQTSAIIHGGERNYIMATISLYVSIYNLFISLLQLFGIMSRDD; translated from the coding sequence ATGCGCGAACAGGATTACGCAGTGAACAACAGCGTGCAGGCTGAGCAGCTAGAGGTTAGCCGCGTCCTGCGCAACACATACGGCTTGCTGGCTCTCACCCTCGCATTCAGCGGCGTGATGGCGTTTGTCGCCCAGCAGATGCGTGTCGGCTACCCGAACATTTTCGTGGTGCTGATCGGCTTCTACGGCCTTTTCTTCCTGACCAATAAACTCCGTGATTCCGCCTGGGGCCTGGTGTCCGCCTTTGCCCTGACCGGTTTCATGGGTTTCCTGCTCGGTCCGATCCTCAACCGTTACCTGGGCATGCAGGGCGGCGCTGAAGTGGTCAGCTCGGCCTTTGCCATGACTGCACTGGTGTTTGGCGGCCTGTCGGCTTATGTACTGATCACCCGCAAGGACATGAGCTTCCTCGGCGGTTTCATCACGGCGGGCTTCTTTGTGCTGCTGGGTGCGACGCTGGCGAGCTTCTTCTTCCAGATCAGCGGCCTGCAACTGGCGATCAGCGCGGGCTTCGTGCTGTTCTCCTCGGTCTGCATCCTGTTCCAGACCAGCGCCATCATCCACGGCGGCGAGCGCAACTACATCATGGCCACCATCAGCCTGTATGTATCGATCTACAACCTGTTCATCAGCTTGTTACAGCTGTTCGGCATCATGAGCCGCGACGATTGA
- a CDS encoding helix-turn-helix transcriptional regulator, whose translation MKNKVDLFDRRDCLRKILLEYKEPQSTTVLHERVCGELALENHIPKSTQRDLEALERIGDVRQIKLDSDLRANFWEWAGPGLDLTLLPTEAMTVSAIIDHAARFGLQAPPEMLGKLHKYVDRVMRKGPRRKLEWAKRITTGTRFTVLQPGRSNPDHVARIQDALRYNEPLKVTYLPRDAGGVECVYHLKPLALSYQDSNIYLSAYVLIEEWPEGCAPEPGAKRGKYSSNGPNTQCALMLHRVVAIGESGWEIPEPGDFDVNSPEAQKHLMTIHDNESVELHLRLGANLHNRLSENPLTADQFMEQSSDGKWELRCTLLDTQGLRLFLLSNADEIEVIEPPVIRAHVRDALRRAVSLYADD comes from the coding sequence GTGAAAAATAAAGTGGATTTGTTTGATCGCCGGGATTGCCTGCGCAAAATTTTGCTTGAGTACAAGGAGCCGCAGTCGACCACCGTTCTGCACGAGCGTGTCTGCGGCGAGTTAGCACTTGAGAACCACATTCCCAAAAGTACGCAGCGGGACCTTGAAGCACTGGAGCGCATCGGGGACGTCAGGCAGATCAAGCTGGACTCGGATCTACGAGCCAATTTCTGGGAGTGGGCAGGGCCTGGCCTCGATCTGACACTCCTGCCGACTGAGGCCATGACGGTATCGGCCATCATCGATCACGCAGCTCGCTTTGGCCTTCAGGCGCCACCCGAAATGCTGGGTAAATTGCACAAGTACGTTGATCGCGTCATGAGAAAGGGACCTCGCCGAAAGCTGGAATGGGCCAAACGCATCACCACGGGCACACGCTTCACGGTGCTGCAACCGGGTCGATCCAATCCCGACCATGTAGCCAGGATTCAGGATGCGCTTCGATACAATGAGCCGTTGAAGGTCACGTACCTCCCCAGGGATGCCGGGGGCGTTGAGTGTGTGTATCACCTCAAACCGCTAGCACTCTCCTATCAGGACTCGAACATCTACCTGTCTGCCTATGTACTGATAGAAGAGTGGCCAGAAGGCTGCGCACCCGAGCCCGGCGCAAAGCGAGGTAAGTACAGCAGCAATGGTCCGAACACGCAGTGCGCACTCATGCTCCATCGAGTGGTGGCGATTGGCGAGAGCGGCTGGGAGATTCCAGAGCCCGGGGATTTCGACGTTAACTCGCCCGAAGCACAAAAGCACCTCATGACCATTCATGATAATGAGTCTGTTGAACTCCATCTCCGGCTGGGCGCCAACCTGCACAACCGACTCTCGGAAAATCCTCTGACGGCTGACCAGTTCATGGAACAGTCATCCGACGGGAAATGGGAGCTGAGATGCACACTGCTCGATACTCAGGGTTTGAGACTGTTTCTGCTGAGCAATGCGGACGAAATTGAAGTGATTGAACCTCCCGTTATCCGAGCTCATGTGCGAGATGCGCTGCGTCGTGCTGTGAGCCTTTATGCTGACGATTGA